A genome region from Hoplias malabaricus isolate fHopMal1 chromosome 8, fHopMal1.hap1, whole genome shotgun sequence includes the following:
- the LOC136705785 gene encoding homeobox protein six1-like, whose protein sequence is MSESTSFHFTPEQVACVCEALQQGGDLERLGHFLWSLPLCAHLHRDESVLQAKAAVAFHHGDFRELYQILESREFSVASHARLQQLWLRAHYAEAERLRGRPLGAVGKYRVRRKFPLPRTIWDGEETSYCFKEKSRCVLREWYKRSPYPSPRDKRELAHATGLSATQVSNWFKNRRQRDRAASAKHR, encoded by the coding sequence ATGTCGGAGTCTACTTCCTTCCACTTCACTCCAGAGCAGGTGGCATGTGTGTGCGAGGCCCTGCAGCAGGGGGGTGATCTGGAGCGGCTTGGGCACTTCCTGTGGTCACTGCCATTGTGCGCACACCTCCACAGGGATGAGTCGGTTCTGCAGGCCAAAGCTGCAGTGGCCTTTCACCACGGTGACTTTCGTGAGCTCTACCAGATCCTGGAGAGCCGAGAGTTCTCAGTGGCAAGCCATGCTCGCCTCCAACAGCTGTGGCTGCGCGCTCACTACGCTGAGGCCGAACGGTTGCGAGGGCGACCACTGGGCGCTGTGGGGAAATACCGTGTGCGCCGGAAATTCCCACTGCCACGCACCATCTGGGATGGAGAGGAGACAAGCTACTGCTTTAAAGAGAAGAGCCGGTGTGTGCTCAGAGAGTGGTACAAGCGCAGTCCCTACCCCTCTCCGAGAGACAAGAGAGAACTGGCACATGCCACAGGACTCAGTGCCACACAGGTCAGTAACTGGTTCAAGAACCGGAGACAAAGGGATCGTGCAGCCAGCGCCAAACACAGGTAG